The following proteins come from a genomic window of Nostoc sp. TCL26-01:
- a CDS encoding R3H domain-containing nucleic acid-binding protein — protein sequence MTITDDLQKLLDILPQDLRQVLENHPKRDSLVEVVLDLGRLPEARFPNQAEYLSETPVTQAQIDDCIQRVGNFGGDNRAGIEQTLHRISAIRNRNGKIIGLTCRVGRAVFGTIGMIRDLVETGKSILMLGRPGVGKTTALREIARVLADELHKRVVIIDTSNEIAGDGDVAHPAIGRARRMQVAHPELQHQVMIEAVENHMPEVIVIDEIGTELEALAARTIAERGVQLVGTAHGNQIENLIKNPTLSDLVGGIQAVTLGDDEARRRGSQKTVLERKAPPTFEIAVEMLERQRWVVHESVADTVDNLLRGRQPSPQTRTVDDQGKVAITRQLAVVNGRGGNLATSEESFSPARQSTGWRSSGQMLAIPSLPLEREKVGQSEFDRLLDESFNYSESIDFSATRQAGPNGEDLPLHIYPYGVSRHQLEQVISVLTLPVVLTKDIDSADAILALRSHVKNHAKLRQMAKARHVPIHVIKSSTIPQITRGLRRLLNIDDPEVGDERELQLFLHNGSDDEMDALEEARLAVEQIVIPKGQPVELLPRSPQVRKMQHELVEHYRLKSHSFGEEPNRRLRIYPA from the coding sequence ATGACGATTACAGACGATCTCCAAAAGTTGTTAGACATTTTGCCCCAAGACCTGCGACAAGTACTAGAGAATCATCCCAAACGAGATAGTTTAGTAGAAGTGGTCTTGGACTTGGGACGACTACCTGAAGCGCGTTTTCCCAATCAAGCCGAGTATTTAAGTGAAACACCAGTCACTCAAGCACAAATAGATGATTGTATTCAAAGAGTAGGAAACTTTGGTGGAGATAATCGAGCAGGAATTGAGCAAACTTTGCATCGGATCAGTGCCATCCGCAACCGTAATGGTAAAATTATTGGCTTGACTTGTCGTGTCGGTCGAGCTGTCTTCGGTACAATTGGCATGATCCGCGATTTGGTCGAAACTGGTAAATCGATTCTCATGCTGGGTCGTCCAGGTGTAGGTAAAACTACAGCCTTAAGAGAAATTGCCCGTGTATTAGCCGATGAATTGCATAAACGGGTTGTGATTATAGATACCTCCAACGAAATCGCAGGTGATGGTGATGTTGCTCATCCTGCCATAGGTCGTGCCAGACGGATGCAAGTAGCACACCCAGAACTTCAACATCAAGTAATGATTGAAGCAGTGGAAAACCATATGCCCGAAGTCATTGTCATTGATGAAATTGGTACAGAATTGGAAGCATTAGCTGCTCGTACCATTGCTGAACGGGGTGTACAGTTAGTAGGTACTGCCCACGGCAACCAGATAGAAAACCTCATCAAAAATCCCACATTGTCTGATTTAGTTGGTGGTATTCAAGCTGTGACGCTGGGAGACGATGAAGCCAGAAGAAGAGGTAGTCAAAAAACTGTTTTGGAACGCAAAGCTCCTCCTACCTTTGAGATTGCCGTAGAAATGTTGGAACGGCAGCGCTGGGTAGTCCACGAAAGCGTAGCTGATACAGTCGATAATCTTCTCAGAGGACGGCAACCCAGTCCACAAACAAGAACTGTTGATGATCAAGGTAAAGTTGCAATTACAAGGCAGTTAGCAGTTGTTAATGGTCGTGGTGGCAACTTAGCAACATCTGAAGAATCTTTCTCGCCTGCTAGACAATCAACTGGCTGGCGTTCATCAGGACAAATGTTAGCAATACCATCATTACCTTTAGAACGAGAAAAAGTTGGACAAAGCGAATTTGATCGTTTACTAGACGAATCCTTTAACTACTCGGAAAGCATTGATTTCAGTGCTACCAGACAAGCCGGGCCAAATGGTGAAGATTTACCATTACACATTTACCCATATGGTGTCAGTCGCCATCAGCTAGAACAAGTCATCAGTGTCCTAACTTTACCAGTTGTTTTGACAAAAGATATTGATAGTGCAGATGCAATTTTGGCATTGCGATCGCACGTTAAAAACCACGCTAAACTCAGGCAAATGGCTAAAGCTCGTCATGTACCAATTCATGTTATTAAATCCAGCACTATTCCTCAGATTACTCGTGGGTTACGTCGCTTACTGAACATTGATGATCCTGAAGTTGGTGATGAGCGAGAACTACAACTGTTTCTACACAATGGTAGCGATGATGAAATGGATGCCTTAGAAGAAGCTAGACTTGCTGTAGAACAAATTGTTATTCCTAAAGGACAACCAGTTGAATTATTACCACGTTCCCCGCAAGTTCGCAAAATGCAACATGAATTGGTAGAACATTATCGGCTCAAGTCCCATAGTTTTGGCGAAGAACCGAATCGGCGCTTGCGGATTTATCCGGCGTAA